A stretch of Corallococcus exiguus DNA encodes these proteins:
- a CDS encoding thioredoxin family protein, protein MAGVPVELTPEDFEAVTQKPGMCVVDFWAPWCEPCHEFAPVFSEAAARFPDITFARLDAEAHEAVAEPLGIDAYPTIVAFKDGLEVRRVSEALSPEALDRLLVALRAVDVSEEERRKTNRERTEAGELPTGVPEGAIWDDGDEEWSFGPKDAKGRPHGTWRYWRADGTLCNECIMVQGNPHGPFRRFHEDGAVSQEGAFEQGQLHGPRTWIASDGFTSERMHEGGVSERVRKTVMHYDRGTVRQVEHFNGDGQRVVPSTGEPYPTRPAHLPEDAELREDLNQWAKVTLNADRERHGLTRFWDAQGQLLWEAEFDNGRRHGRYWSRAEDTYADFRVHFEEGRAEGDFACGEWALMDAQRAVVLKRDLGLAMDEQTLARSPVFSNLPRSAEGWRELAKEARADRRYREALLATARACATSLDVQPLKQGLEELTLPRTQDSARQVADSVVGNAGQAWAPMADALMRGGEAATLLRGYAVLLDQTDRPRAALDFLHAAMLLAPERKAYLFTRGLILLNLGVADQVQKDAEGLAEAEPDTARFLATYARALFPRFDFWAGQEPPSCTYDGLPEKPAQSLEAIQQLVRKYATRLQAIRGALLQRYKPGAAVSWLPPDLSGLLGNGPVELKQEEMELGEDEQVEIDETLNLEMGFADLTLMLRGDWSALSWLLWSCGETTFKMPTRIAPPAGYGQAAGQASQRLWQSRDRKFRGNSSATKPGQGFLFEGVALGDLHPNLVSIAERQYAETQAMFYWLNDPDNVSPWQSNLRGS, encoded by the coding sequence TTGGCAGGCGTACCGGTCGAATTGACCCCGGAGGATTTCGAAGCAGTCACCCAGAAGCCCGGCATGTGCGTCGTGGACTTCTGGGCGCCGTGGTGTGAACCCTGCCATGAGTTCGCTCCGGTCTTCTCCGAGGCCGCCGCGCGGTTCCCGGACATCACCTTCGCCCGGCTCGATGCGGAGGCCCACGAAGCCGTGGCCGAGCCGCTGGGCATCGACGCGTACCCCACCATCGTCGCGTTCAAGGACGGCCTGGAAGTCCGCCGCGTCTCCGAGGCGCTGTCCCCCGAGGCGCTGGACCGGCTGCTGGTCGCGCTGCGAGCCGTGGACGTCTCCGAGGAGGAGCGCCGCAAGACGAACCGCGAGCGGACCGAGGCGGGCGAGCTCCCCACCGGAGTCCCCGAAGGCGCCATCTGGGACGACGGTGACGAGGAGTGGTCCTTCGGCCCGAAGGACGCCAAGGGCCGGCCGCACGGCACGTGGCGGTACTGGCGCGCCGACGGCACCCTCTGCAACGAATGCATCATGGTGCAGGGCAATCCGCACGGCCCATTCAGGCGATTCCACGAGGACGGCGCGGTGTCCCAGGAGGGCGCCTTCGAGCAGGGCCAGCTCCACGGCCCCCGCACCTGGATTGCCTCCGACGGCTTCACCTCCGAGCGCATGCACGAAGGCGGCGTGAGCGAGCGCGTGCGCAAGACGGTGATGCACTACGACCGCGGCACCGTGCGGCAGGTGGAGCACTTCAACGGCGACGGCCAGCGCGTGGTGCCCTCCACCGGCGAGCCCTACCCCACCCGTCCGGCCCACCTGCCCGAGGACGCGGAGCTGCGCGAGGACTTGAACCAGTGGGCCAAGGTCACGCTCAACGCGGACCGCGAGCGCCACGGCCTCACCCGCTTCTGGGACGCGCAGGGACAGCTGCTCTGGGAGGCCGAGTTCGACAACGGACGGCGGCACGGGCGCTACTGGTCGCGCGCGGAGGACACCTACGCGGACTTCCGCGTCCACTTCGAGGAGGGCCGGGCGGAGGGCGACTTCGCGTGCGGCGAGTGGGCCCTGATGGACGCGCAGCGGGCGGTGGTGCTCAAGCGAGACCTGGGCCTGGCCATGGATGAGCAGACGCTGGCGCGCTCGCCGGTGTTCTCCAACCTCCCCCGGAGCGCGGAAGGTTGGCGCGAGCTAGCGAAGGAGGCCCGCGCGGACCGGCGCTACCGTGAGGCCCTGCTGGCCACGGCACGTGCGTGCGCCACGTCGCTGGACGTCCAGCCGCTGAAGCAAGGCCTGGAGGAGCTGACGCTGCCTCGCACACAGGACTCGGCTCGACAGGTCGCGGACAGCGTGGTGGGAAATGCGGGACAGGCGTGGGCCCCCATGGCGGACGCGCTCATGCGCGGCGGTGAGGCGGCCACGCTGCTGCGGGGCTACGCGGTGCTGCTGGACCAGACGGACCGGCCTCGCGCGGCGCTGGACTTCCTGCACGCGGCGATGCTGCTCGCGCCGGAGCGCAAGGCGTACCTGTTCACGCGCGGCCTCATCCTGTTGAACCTGGGCGTGGCGGATCAGGTGCAGAAGGACGCGGAGGGACTCGCGGAAGCGGAGCCGGACACCGCCCGGTTCCTGGCCACGTACGCGCGGGCGTTGTTCCCCCGGTTCGACTTCTGGGCGGGACAGGAGCCTCCGAGCTGCACCTACGACGGCCTGCCGGAGAAGCCCGCCCAGTCCCTGGAGGCCATCCAGCAGCTGGTGCGCAAGTACGCCACGCGGCTCCAGGCGATTCGCGGCGCGCTGCTCCAGCGGTACAAGCCCGGCGCGGCGGTGTCCTGGCTACCGCCGGACCTGTCGGGCCTGCTGGGTAATGGGCCCGTGGAACTGAAGCAGGAAGAGATGGAGTTGGGCGAGGACGAGCAGGTGGAGATCGACGAGACGCTCAACCTGGAGATGGGGTTCGCGGACCTGACGCTGATGCTGCGCGGGGACTGGAGCGCGCTGTCGTGGCTGCTGTGGTCGTGCGGCGAGACGACGTTCAAGATGCCCACGCGCATCGCGCCGCCGGCGGGTTACGGACAGGCCGCGGGACAGGCCTCGCAGCGACTGTGGCAGAGCCGGGACCGCAAGTTCCGGGGCAATTCCAGCGCGACGAAGCCCGGCCAGGGATTCCTCTTCGAAGGCGTGGCGCTGGGCGACCTGCACCCGAACCTGGTGTCCATCGCGGAGCGGCAGTACGCGGAGACGCAAGCGATGTTCTATTGGCTCAATGACCCGGACAATGTCTCTCCGTGGCAGAGCAATCTGAGGGGCAGCTAG
- a CDS encoding FHA domain-containing protein: MNRIRETIEVAEPLWRALEQMSHDLGVDRNALVAQALFMLARQNGYVAPTPVALGATDAGEPVRAPAARAPEPVVRVAERPVAVAVPAAAVVPAAVAVPAAAVVPAKENVAAAPAAAAVSEPVKAQSSVDEAAHARARMQEVLAAVDAVSQPRDVPVASDEEEEADEEEESDSDEDSDDEESDDEAADESSDDEESDDEAADESSDDEESDDESSDDEESEEEDSDDEESDDNAADESSDDESASEAAAAAGSDDDDESQSSEEDDASAADIAAAIGSEERPGADEDDDSEPEEAKTGEEATGSEKDDADDEAAAQAAASGEDAEQAAAPAEDEEQDSGSNESEEQDLPFVAPPAAKAPAARKQGRVLRPSEPEDAAPPESNRGRKPAARAPARMDLFVRLSPDGPATRVDVERFTLGRGPQCSLVVKSGRVSREHAIVVRDGADYFIEDLGSSNGTWINHQRIKRQKIADGDTFNLGTEAVYFSLQPSED; encoded by the coding sequence ATGAATCGGATTCGTGAAACCATCGAGGTCGCGGAGCCCCTGTGGCGGGCGCTGGAGCAGATGAGCCACGACCTGGGCGTGGACCGGAATGCCCTGGTCGCGCAGGCGCTGTTCATGCTCGCGAGACAGAACGGGTACGTGGCGCCCACGCCCGTGGCGCTCGGGGCGACGGACGCGGGTGAGCCCGTGCGGGCTCCGGCGGCCCGTGCCCCTGAGCCCGTGGTGCGTGTGGCGGAGCGCCCCGTGGCTGTTGCTGTCCCCGCGGCTGCCGTCGTCCCAGCAGCTGTTGCTGTCCCTGCGGCTGCCGTCGTCCCCGCGAAGGAGAACGTGGCCGCCGCTCCTGCCGCGGCAGCGGTGTCCGAACCCGTGAAGGCACAGTCCTCCGTGGACGAGGCCGCTCACGCGCGGGCGCGCATGCAGGAGGTCCTCGCGGCGGTGGATGCGGTCTCGCAGCCCCGAGACGTGCCGGTGGCGTCCGACGAGGAGGAGGAGGCGGACGAGGAGGAAGAATCCGACTCCGATGAGGACTCAGACGACGAGGAGTCCGACGACGAAGCGGCTGACGAATCCTCGGACGACGAGGAGTCCGACGACGAAGCGGCTGACGAATCCTCGGACGACGAGGAGTCCGACGACGAATCTTCGGACGACGAGGAGTCCGAGGAAGAGGACTCGGACGACGAGGAGTCTGACGACAACGCGGCTGACGAATCCTCGGACGACGAGAGCGCATCCGAGGCGGCGGCCGCCGCGGGCTCGGACGACGATGACGAGTCGCAGTCCTCCGAGGAGGACGACGCATCCGCGGCCGACATCGCAGCGGCGATCGGCTCCGAGGAACGCCCCGGCGCCGACGAGGACGACGACTCCGAGCCCGAAGAGGCCAAGACGGGAGAGGAGGCCACGGGCTCCGAGAAAGACGACGCGGACGATGAGGCCGCCGCACAAGCAGCCGCATCCGGCGAAGATGCCGAGCAGGCCGCCGCGCCCGCCGAGGACGAAGAGCAGGACTCGGGCTCCAACGAATCCGAGGAGCAGGACCTGCCCTTCGTGGCGCCTCCGGCCGCGAAGGCCCCCGCCGCCCGCAAGCAGGGCCGTGTGCTCCGTCCCTCCGAGCCCGAGGACGCCGCGCCCCCGGAGTCCAACCGGGGCCGCAAGCCCGCCGCACGGGCCCCCGCGCGCATGGACCTGTTCGTGCGGCTGAGCCCGGATGGTCCCGCCACGCGGGTGGACGTGGAGCGCTTCACGCTGGGACGCGGCCCGCAGTGCAGCCTCGTCGTGAAGTCCGGCAGGGTCTCCCGAGAGCACGCCATCGTCGTGCGCGATGGCGCTGACTACTTCATCGAGGACCTGGGCTCGTCCAACGGGACCTGGATCAACCACCAGCGCATCAAGCGCCAGAAGATCGCGGACGGGGACACCTTCAACCTGGGGACCGAAGCCGTGTACTTCTCCCTCCAGCCTTCCGAGGACTGA
- a CDS encoding MFS transporter, translating to MTPPQRLVLGIAVLASLVTFLDGAIINVALPAMVRDLGGGLSLQQWVVDAYLITLGSLMLAAGSLSDVFGRKRILRLGLLGFGATSLLCAVAPTGAVLILARALQGATGALLVPGSLALILSFFSGPEQAKAIGAWTGWTGGAFIAGPLVGGLLVDTVGWRWIFAINVLPIGLTLALLARMEEPTRPEGARIDVLGAVLACVGLGGPVYALIEQGTVGWAHPTVLASLGVGVPAFIAFLWQERRSPHPMMPLGLFRVRNFWVGNLATTFIYGALALSQFLITLFLQQVGGFRATMAGLVLLPTTIIMLLLSSTFGGLAGRFGPRLFMAVGPCVAGAGFLLMLRVGTPLDFWTQMLPGVLVFGLGLTTTVAPLTAAVLGSVHKAQAGIGSAINNAIARVAGLIAIAFAGLIVGPRLDVAGFHRAMLVSAVLLVLGGVTSALGIRNPSREA from the coding sequence TTGACGCCTCCACAGCGGCTGGTCCTGGGAATCGCCGTGCTCGCCTCGCTCGTCACGTTCCTGGACGGGGCGATCATCAACGTCGCGCTGCCCGCGATGGTGCGGGACCTGGGCGGTGGGCTCAGCCTCCAGCAGTGGGTGGTGGATGCCTACCTCATCACGCTGGGCTCGCTGATGCTGGCCGCGGGCTCACTGTCGGATGTGTTTGGGCGCAAGCGCATCCTGCGGTTGGGGCTGTTGGGCTTCGGGGCCACATCGCTCCTGTGCGCGGTGGCTCCGACGGGCGCGGTGCTCATCCTCGCGCGTGCGTTGCAGGGGGCCACGGGCGCGCTCCTGGTGCCGGGCTCGCTGGCGCTCATCCTGTCCTTCTTCTCCGGCCCCGAACAGGCGAAGGCCATTGGTGCGTGGACCGGCTGGACGGGCGGGGCGTTCATCGCGGGGCCGCTGGTCGGCGGACTGCTGGTGGACACGGTGGGCTGGCGTTGGATCTTCGCCATCAACGTGCTGCCCATCGGGCTGACGCTGGCGCTGCTCGCGCGCATGGAGGAGCCCACCCGCCCGGAAGGCGCGCGCATCGACGTGTTGGGGGCCGTGCTCGCGTGCGTGGGATTGGGCGGTCCCGTCTACGCGCTGATTGAGCAGGGGACGGTGGGCTGGGCGCATCCCACGGTGCTGGCGTCGTTGGGCGTGGGCGTGCCGGCGTTCATCGCGTTCCTCTGGCAGGAGCGGCGGTCGCCACACCCGATGATGCCCCTGGGCCTCTTCCGAGTGCGGAACTTCTGGGTGGGCAACCTGGCCACGACGTTCATCTACGGAGCGCTGGCGCTGAGCCAGTTCCTCATCACGCTGTTCCTCCAGCAGGTGGGAGGCTTTCGCGCGACGATGGCGGGGCTGGTGCTGCTGCCGACGACGATCATCATGTTGCTGCTGTCGTCGACGTTCGGTGGGCTCGCGGGCCGGTTCGGGCCGCGCCTGTTCATGGCGGTGGGCCCGTGTGTCGCGGGCGCCGGGTTCCTGCTCATGCTTCGCGTCGGCACGCCGCTGGACTTCTGGACGCAGATGCTGCCGGGCGTGCTGGTGTTCGGGCTGGGGCTGACGACGACGGTGGCGCCGTTGACGGCGGCGGTGCTCGGGTCCGTGCACAAGGCGCAGGCGGGCATCGGCTCGGCCATCAACAACGCCATCGCCCGGGTCGCGGGGCTCATCGCCATCGCGTTCGCGGGGCTCATCGTGGGCCCGCGACTGGACGTCGCGGGCTTCCACCGGGCGATGCTCGTCTCCGCCGTGCTGCTGGTGCTGGGCGGAGTCACCTCCGCCCTGGGCATCCGCAATCCTTCGCGGGAGGCCTGA
- a CDS encoding acetyl-CoA C-acetyltransferase produces MTASYIIDAVRTPRGRGKMGKGALTGLHPQELLAQTLNALQRRSGWDAREVGDVIAGCVSQVNEQGANIARNAVLAAGWPQEVSAVSLNRFCGSGLQAVNFGAMGVASGAMDFVVTGGVESMSHLSLGADGGGQDGGNVRLRERVYQVPQGISADLIATLEGITREDVDAWALRSQRQAARAIEENRFAKALFAVKDPATGAVLLERDEYPRPDTTAQGLAALKPAFVAMGGTAVGPNGETLDGIALAAYPQAKRIQHVHTAGNSSGIVDGAAVVALASERYVKEKGLKPRARIRAMATLGTEPLLMLTAPAPVSEKALRMAGMKAGDIDLWEINEAFAAVVLQTTRALGIDPDRVNVNGGSIALGHPLGATGAMLLGTALDELERTGKQTALITMCIGGGQGIATIIERI; encoded by the coding sequence ATGACCGCCAGCTACATCATCGACGCCGTCCGGACCCCGCGTGGGCGCGGGAAGATGGGCAAGGGGGCCCTGACCGGACTGCATCCGCAGGAGCTGCTCGCCCAGACGCTCAACGCGCTCCAGCGGCGCAGCGGCTGGGATGCTCGGGAGGTGGGCGACGTCATCGCGGGGTGCGTGTCGCAGGTGAATGAGCAGGGCGCGAACATCGCTCGCAACGCAGTGCTCGCGGCGGGGTGGCCGCAGGAGGTGTCCGCCGTGTCGCTCAACCGCTTCTGCGGCTCCGGGCTCCAGGCGGTGAACTTCGGCGCCATGGGTGTCGCCTCCGGCGCCATGGACTTCGTGGTGACGGGCGGCGTGGAGAGCATGTCGCACCTGTCGCTGGGCGCGGACGGCGGCGGCCAGGACGGCGGCAACGTGCGACTGCGCGAGCGCGTCTACCAGGTGCCCCAGGGCATCAGCGCGGACCTCATCGCGACGCTGGAGGGCATCACCCGCGAGGACGTGGACGCGTGGGCCCTGCGCTCGCAGCGACAGGCGGCCCGCGCCATCGAGGAGAACCGCTTCGCCAAGGCCCTCTTCGCCGTGAAGGACCCGGCCACCGGCGCCGTGCTGCTGGAGCGCGACGAGTACCCTCGCCCGGACACCACCGCGCAGGGCCTGGCCGCGCTCAAGCCCGCGTTCGTCGCCATGGGTGGGACGGCCGTGGGCCCGAACGGCGAGACGCTGGATGGCATCGCGCTTGCCGCGTATCCGCAGGCGAAGCGCATCCAGCACGTGCACACCGCGGGCAACTCCAGCGGCATCGTGGACGGGGCCGCCGTGGTGGCGTTGGCGTCCGAGCGCTACGTGAAGGAGAAGGGGCTCAAGCCCCGCGCCCGCATCCGCGCCATGGCGACGCTGGGCACCGAGCCGCTCCTCATGCTCACCGCCCCCGCGCCCGTGAGCGAGAAGGCCCTGCGCATGGCCGGGATGAAGGCCGGTGACATCGACCTGTGGGAGATCAACGAGGCCTTCGCCGCCGTGGTCCTCCAGACGACGCGCGCGCTGGGCATCGACCCGGACCGGGTGAACGTCAACGGCGGCTCCATCGCGCTGGGCCACCCGCTGGGCGCCACGGGCGCGATGCTCCTGGGCACCGCCCTGGATGAGCTGGAGCGAACGGGCAAGCAGACGGCGCTCATCACCATGTGCATCGGTGGCGGCCAGGGCATCGCCACCATCATCGAGCGCATCTAG
- a CDS encoding MgtC/SapB family protein, translating to MDAPAELPPLIAQASQWPMAPVMTRVGLAIAIGLFIGLEREHSRKTGVRTFALTALMGCLGGLTGQSFALVSAGFVTLLVLLMNVRELMLHQRLALTTSTALMVVAFCGILCGMGHTFTPIVVGVLTTALLAWKQSIVGFVGGLSDKELRSAVLLAVLTFVVFPVLPAHPVDPWGLIEPQSNWASVIIIAAVGFVNYMLLKTLGPKGMEVTAFFGGLVNSRKVIVELATRLKEVGAPLLPSAYRGILLATVAMLLRNGLIVIIFASQAAVHCAIPFTFMLLVSAVLWRRSPVQASTEGTPRLALESPFRLMAALKFGGVFLALNVAGALAQRNFGSGSFYFVSILGGFLSSASSIASAATLISHNEISAVTGVNGVILSSLTSIVVNIPLIRSMAKEASFRRRVSTALLAVAVVGLVGVGLNLMVFETLLHHT from the coding sequence ATGGATGCACCCGCAGAGCTGCCCCCCCTCATTGCCCAGGCGTCGCAATGGCCCATGGCGCCGGTGATGACCCGGGTGGGGCTGGCCATCGCCATTGGCCTCTTCATTGGCCTGGAGCGAGAGCACAGCCGCAAGACGGGCGTGCGCACGTTCGCGCTCACCGCGCTGATGGGCTGTCTGGGCGGGCTCACCGGTCAGTCCTTCGCGTTGGTGTCTGCGGGCTTCGTCACGCTGCTGGTGCTGCTGATGAACGTCCGGGAGCTGATGCTCCACCAGCGCCTGGCGCTCACCACGTCCACCGCCCTGATGGTGGTGGCCTTCTGCGGCATCCTGTGCGGTATGGGCCACACGTTCACGCCCATCGTCGTGGGCGTGCTGACGACGGCGCTGCTCGCCTGGAAGCAGTCCATCGTGGGCTTCGTGGGCGGATTGTCCGACAAGGAGCTGCGCTCCGCCGTCCTGCTCGCGGTGCTGACGTTCGTCGTGTTCCCCGTGCTGCCCGCGCACCCGGTGGACCCATGGGGCCTCATCGAGCCCCAGTCCAACTGGGCCAGCGTCATCATCATCGCGGCGGTGGGCTTCGTGAACTACATGCTCCTGAAGACGCTGGGGCCCAAGGGCATGGAGGTCACCGCGTTCTTCGGCGGGCTGGTGAACAGCCGCAAGGTCATCGTGGAGCTGGCCACGCGCCTGAAGGAGGTGGGCGCGCCGCTGCTTCCTTCCGCCTACCGGGGCATCCTCCTGGCCACCGTCGCGATGCTGCTGCGCAATGGCCTCATCGTCATCATCTTCGCCTCGCAGGCCGCCGTGCACTGCGCCATCCCGTTCACGTTCATGCTGCTGGTGAGCGCGGTGCTGTGGCGCCGCTCTCCCGTGCAGGCGTCCACGGAGGGCACGCCCCGCCTGGCGCTGGAGTCGCCCTTCCGCCTGATGGCGGCCCTCAAGTTCGGCGGCGTGTTCCTGGCGCTCAACGTCGCGGGCGCGCTGGCGCAGCGCAACTTCGGGTCCGGGAGCTTCTACTTCGTCAGCATCCTGGGGGGCTTCCTGTCGAGCGCGTCGTCCATCGCCTCGGCCGCCACGCTCATCAGCCACAACGAGATTTCCGCGGTCACGGGCGTCAACGGCGTCATCCTCTCCAGCCTCACCAGCATCGTGGTGAACATCCCGCTCATCCGGAGCATGGCGAAGGAGGCGTCCTTCCGGCGCCGCGTGTCCACCGCCCTGCTGGCCGTGGCGGTGGTGGGGCTGGTGGGCGTGGGGCTCAACCTGATGGTCTTCGAGACCCTCCTCCACCACACCTGA
- a CDS encoding TetR/AcrR family transcriptional regulator encodes MARRTKKQEEAAAVASERTPRERMVYAAAALLSERGLAGTSFSEVIERSGAPRGSIYHHFPDGKDALAAEAIALVGERVLTALREGEGATPAQVVQRFFEAWRKVLVKTDCQAGCAIAAVANERLAHPELGARAAKVFISWERELEARLATAGLPKAKAASAASLILASVEGALILCRARRDIAPFDAIRDALVSFVDA; translated from the coding sequence ATGGCCCGGCGAACGAAGAAGCAGGAGGAGGCGGCTGCGGTCGCGTCCGAAAGGACCCCGCGGGAGCGGATGGTGTACGCGGCCGCCGCGCTCCTCAGCGAGCGGGGCCTGGCGGGCACGTCGTTCTCGGAGGTCATCGAGCGCAGTGGTGCGCCCCGGGGTTCCATCTACCACCACTTCCCGGATGGGAAGGACGCGCTCGCGGCGGAGGCCATCGCGCTGGTGGGAGAGCGCGTGCTCACGGCATTGAGAGAAGGTGAGGGCGCGACCCCGGCGCAGGTGGTGCAGCGCTTCTTCGAGGCCTGGCGCAAGGTGCTGGTGAAGACCGACTGTCAGGCGGGCTGCGCCATCGCGGCGGTGGCGAACGAGCGGCTCGCGCACCCTGAGCTGGGCGCGCGCGCGGCGAAGGTCTTCATTTCCTGGGAGCGCGAGCTGGAGGCGCGGCTCGCCACGGCGGGATTGCCGAAGGCGAAGGCGGCCAGCGCGGCGTCCCTCATCCTGGCCTCGGTGGAGGGCGCGTTGATCCTCTGCCGCGCCCGCCGAGACATCGCGCCGTTCGACGCCATCCGCGACGCGCTGGTGTCCTTCGTGGACGCCTGA
- a CDS encoding tautomerase family protein, translating to MPMIDITASDGLFSPANEAVLLKRATDCLLQWEKVSGIPYAVANTGAFLNVLPRRRTTSGGKGAGVVRIQVLTPAKSLNQEQRSGIAAGLTDIVHELADDADIRERTWVLFHEAVDGGWGIAGKAFTNADLVDAVRASAIASRR from the coding sequence ATGCCGATGATCGACATCACCGCTTCCGACGGACTCTTCTCCCCCGCGAACGAGGCCGTGCTGCTGAAGCGGGCGACGGACTGCCTCCTCCAATGGGAGAAGGTGTCGGGCATCCCCTACGCGGTCGCGAACACCGGCGCGTTCCTGAACGTATTGCCGCGGAGGCGGACCACGTCCGGCGGCAAGGGTGCGGGCGTGGTCCGCATCCAGGTGCTCACGCCCGCGAAGTCACTGAACCAGGAGCAGCGCTCGGGCATCGCCGCGGGCCTCACCGACATCGTGCACGAGCTGGCCGACGACGCGGACATCCGCGAGCGCACCTGGGTGCTGTTCCACGAAGCCGTGGACGGCGGCTGGGGCATCGCGGGGAAGGCGTTCACCAACGCGGACCTCGTGGACGCGGTCCGCGCGAGCGCCATCGCCTCCCGCCGCTGA
- a CDS encoding RCC1 domain-containing protein yields MSAVRGGGRNRFVLGLVLCLGWLSGCAGPVAPAEEAADPGVARAAVTAPTWTVVRAGRLHSLGLQADGTVWAWGRNRYGQLGNNTTTDRLAPVKVTGLTGVVVDIAAGNEHSLAVKSDGTVWAWGLNDLGQLGDGFTDDQLAPAQVPGIIDATAVAAGTYHSFARRASGAVWAWGLNGEGQLGTGNAGYRVVPHQVSPTP; encoded by the coding sequence ATGTCAGCGGTGCGCGGCGGTGGTCGGAACCGTTTCGTCCTGGGGCTGGTGTTGTGTCTGGGTTGGCTTTCGGGCTGCGCGGGCCCGGTGGCTCCGGCGGAGGAGGCCGCGGACCCGGGCGTGGCGCGGGCCGCCGTGACGGCGCCCACGTGGACGGTGGTGCGGGCCGGGCGGCTGCACTCGCTGGGGCTCCAGGCGGATGGCACCGTGTGGGCCTGGGGGCGCAACCGGTATGGCCAGCTGGGGAACAACACCACCACGGACCGACTGGCGCCCGTGAAGGTGACGGGGCTTACCGGCGTGGTGGTGGACATCGCCGCGGGCAATGAGCACTCGCTGGCCGTGAAGTCAGACGGCACCGTGTGGGCCTGGGGGCTCAACGACCTGGGACAGCTGGGGGACGGCTTCACCGATGATCAGCTCGCGCCCGCCCAGGTGCCGGGCATCATCGACGCGACGGCCGTCGCGGCGGGCACCTACCACTCGTTCGCGCGCCGCGCCTCCGGGGCTGTGTGGGCGTGGGGCCTCAATGGCGAAGGACAGCTGGGCACCGGCAACGCGGGCTATCGCGTGGTGCCCCACCAGGTGTCGCCCACGCCCTGA